A window of Gallus gallus isolate bGalGal1 chromosome 3, bGalGal1.mat.broiler.GRCg7b, whole genome shotgun sequence genomic DNA:
TCTTCCCGTTAGCGAGCCGAGCTCCCAGTGGCAGATTGCTTCCCGTCTCCTTGCCCTCGGCTCCATTCTTTCCAACTTTCAGGCGATCTGATTATCAGCACCgattctttctttcccctcccccccccccccccccttcaccccccaCTTCCCCGCCTTCCCCTTGCATGCCATTGTCTCCGGCTGGCTTTGTTGAATTAAAACTTTGCAGTGCCTGCTTAATGAGTTCCATAACCAGGCAAAGTAATGAGCAGAagtccctttctccctcccctctcctccctcccgcTGGCCCGCTTACCTCCTCACCATGCCCGGAGCCGCCCGCCCCTGTTCCGAGccggggagggggtggggggaggaagaACTTTAGACTTATTTatttgaataagaaaaaaagtttttgcagCGAAATCACGCGCGTGCCATAGATTAGCCGTGGGCAGGGATAGGCTGCCCGGCCGCCGGCACCGGCCCCATTGGCTCCGGGGCCGGGGGTATTGTTGCAGcggggcagctgctgggagagaaTAGACAATAGAGCAGCTGTCTTGCACTGGCACCCTGCACACCAGCTGTCCACTCTTATCTGCACACACACTTTCGGGGGATATTAAGAGGTGGAGCTGTGTGCATAGAATTGGAAAAAAGGACTTCTGACCCTcgctgggaagggaaggggggcGAGGGGCTGCGGGGAAGGCAGCAATTGTGAGCCTTCTTTTGTCTGTGTGCAACTGTATTAAGAAGAATGCTCATCCCTGGCGATAAGTAAAGTGCCCGGCTACCAAGCGAGATCAATACTCCTGCAGGCTCCAGAGATTAACTCAGCTGCTATTAACTGCCCGGCCCCACACCCACAGGGTGCTCTCGGGAGGGGACTCTGCAAGGGGAGGCGGTGGGCCCTGGAGCTCaacccttccctccttcctctgttCGCAGCGATTTGCTTGCCTGGGTGTGACGAGCAGCACGGCTTCTGCGACAAACCTGGGGAATGCAAGTAAGTTTTccaccccccacctcctcccccccccccccttcctcccttctttgtCTTTAGCTTGGGAGCAGCGGTCCTGCGAGGGTCAGCTTCAATGCCTTTCTTCATCTTAGATAGTAATTCAAGCGATCCAGGTGATGCCAGATCAAGGCATTAATCTACAAGTCAAACATCAGTGCCATTAATATTAACCTAATGAGTTTACGGCGCTGCGTGTAAGGTTTGGCTGCTTGTTATTAGAGTAAACAAATTAACTACCTGCAACTGCGGCTCTATGTGAGGAAGTGCAAGAGGTAGCTGGGGCTGATGAAAGCTGATGCTGCGGTTGGACTCGGTGACTCTCTCAGATGAAGGATCACTGAAGGCTTTTAGGGAACTTGATCCCTGGCATCAGTGTGTTTGCAGAGTTTGCGATAGGGTTTCCAAATGTGAGAAGCCTAAATCTGACATGACTTTgttgttgactttttttctttcttatctttttcttcaggtGCAGAGTGGGTTGGCAGGGGCGGTACTGTGACGAGTGCATCCGATACCCAGGCTGCCTGCACGGTACCTGTCAGCAGCCATGGCAGTGCAACTGCCAGGAAGGCTGGGGCGGCCTTTTCTGCAACCAGGGTAAGTTCTTGGGCTTTTCCTGAGCATCTCCctccaaaagcagaaagcaggcagCTATTTCTAGCTCACGCGTGCTACGCTAGCCTTACAAATAAGCAAGCATTCTGGctgatttctctcttttttaatttatttttttttaaatctttcacaGACCTGAACTACTGCACTCACCACAAGCCATGCAAGAATGGTGCCACATGCACCAACACCGGTCAGGGGAGCTACACTTGTTCTTGCCGACCTGGGTACACAGGCTCCAGCTGCGAGATTGAAATCAACGAATGTGATGCCAACCCTTGCAAGAATGGTGGAAGCTGCACGGTATGTTTGAGTTGCTTGTGCTGGGTGGAACCCCAAGGGATGAGTTAATGTCAATTCTACTTATTTTTGAAGTTctcctttgtattttaaaacaacttcagGTAAATATTTTGAACGTTTCTCATGTCTTTCCCTCAGGATCTCGAGAACAGCTATTCCTGTACCTGCCCCCCAGGCTTCTATGGTAAAAACTGTGAGCTGAGTGCAATGACTTGTGCTGATGGACCGTGCTTCAATGGAGGGCGATGCACTGACAACCCTGATGGTGGATACAGCTGCCGCTGCCCACTGGGTTATTCTGGGTTcaactgtgaaaagaaaatcgATTACTGCAGTTCCAGCCCTTGTGCTAATGGTAAGACCAAATATACTATGGTGACATTCTAAAAGGAGACCATCCAGTCACTTTGGTTTCTGGTCTAGGGCTCATAATGAGGCCCAGTGATAAACCATGGACCATGTCATGTCAGTAGTTGACTCGGTGGAGGAATTGCACTTAAAAAGGAATGATGTGGTTTGGGTCACTACTTCAGATAGTGTTTTCATAAGGGGTTACTGTGGCTGCATAACTTGGCCTGAAACTTCATGCATACGGGCGTGGAGGATTATATTTATAAAGACTCTTTGAAGCCCTACAAACACTAAGTATGATTAATTATAATCCAGCAATTGCAATCTTCCTGTTTTGATTAAAGTATTTAAAACTTTCTTTAATGCGGTCCTCCTCATTCGTTGTCACTATAACTCTGTAATGTGAGATTGTGGTGCAAACCTGATCTGAACTAGCTTCATAGCCCCAGCTAAATGAGATGTCAAAAAGGGAATGGGATGTTCAATGAAAAATAGATTTGCCTAAGAAATgccttcctttaaaaaaagcGTACATTTTGTGGTGGCTCAGACCTGGCAAAGATGGAGCTAGCCTCCCAAAACAGAAGCTTTTCTCAGCTGTGGGTTGTGACAGCGGCCCTCAGAGCAGCAGTTGGGTTGTATTGCGGGGAGGGTCTGAGCACACACCGCTCAACCTTCGTCCCCTTCACATCTTGCAGGAGCCCAGTGCGTTGACCTGGGGAACTCCTACATATGCCAGTGCCAGGCTGGCTTCACTGGCAGGCACTGTGACGACAACGTGGACGATTGCGCCTCCTTCCCCTGCGTCAATGGAGGGACCTGTCAGGATGGGGTCAACGACTACTCCTGCACCTGCCCCCCGGGATACAACGGGAAGAACTGCAGCACGCCGGTGAGCAGATGCGAGCACAACCCCTGCCACAACGGGGCCACCTGCCACGAGAGAAGCAACCGCTACGTGTGCGAGTGCGCTCGGGGCTACGGCGGCCTCAACTGCCAGTTCCTGCTCCCCGAGCCACCTCAGGGGCCGGTCATCGTTGACTTCACCGAGAAGTACACAGAGGGCCAGAACAGCCAGTTTCCCTGGATCGCAGTGTGCGCCGGGATTATTCTGGtcctcatgctgctgctgggttgcGCCGCCATCGTCGTCTGCGTCAGGCTGAAGGTGCAGAAGAGGCACCACCAGCCCGAGGCCTGCAGGAGTGAAACGGAGACCATGAACAACCTGGCGAACTGCCAGCGCGAGAAGGACATCTCCATCAGCGTCATCGGTGCCACTCagattaaaaacacaaataagAAAGTAGACTTTCACAGCGATAACTCCGATAAAAACGGCTACAAAGTTAGATACCCATCAGTGGATTACAATTTGGTGCATGAACTCAAGAATGAGGACTCTGTGAAAGAGGAGCATGGCAAATGCGAAGCCAAGTGTGAAACGTATGATtcagaggcagaagagaaaagcgCAGTACAGCTAAAAAGGTATCGTGCTTACTTGAGTGCAGGGGGTGGCTTTGCTCTGAAGGGTGTGCGTGTCGCTTAAAGATAGTGTTAAGCAACGGGCATTtgatctgtgtttgtttgtttttgtcttcagtAGTGacacttctgaaagaaaacGGCCAGATTCAGTATATTCCACTTCAAAGGACACAAAGTACCAGTCGGTGTACGTCAtatcagaagagaaagatgagTGCATCATAGCAACTGAGGTTAGTATCCCACCTGGCAGTCGGACAAGTCTTGGTGTGTGATTCCCATCCAGCGCAGGTCAGGGCGGCCAAACCATTCTACCTGCTGCCACAGTCATCTGTACCCAATGAAAACTGGCCACCTTCAGTCTGTGGCACTGCAGATGTTGAAAAAACTTGTTGTGGATTAACATAAGCTCCAGTGGGGGTTACAGGGACAGCAATTTTTGCAGGCAAGGGTATAACTGTAGTGCAGTTGTAGCCTACTAACCCTACTGACTCATTCTTTCATGTGCTTCCTGCAGAGCCTGTTTTTGCTTGGCATTGAGGTGAAGTCCTGACCCTCTGCATCCTCATagtcctctgctttctttttattaacCTCTTCTGGTCTCTGCTTGTGTTTTCTCTCAACAGGTGTAAAACAGACGTGACGTGGCAAAGCTTTTGTTCAGAACAATTTCAAAGGAGACGTGCCCCAATGAATGCTGCTGAAAGAGGAATGAGAGCTAGATTCCTTCACTGACTGCTGCTGAGAAACTAAATTCAGGCTTGAGCTGGTTCTCTACTGAAGTTAGCAAAGTGActgcaaaataaagaaacaaggTGGACACCAGGCAAGGGTCTGTGTTCAAGGATTACTGTTGCACTGCCTTTTATGAATTTTATCATTGCACTATGGTCAGTTGcttttctatatatatttaaatgaatggACTTAATTACTACATAAGAAGCATGCACTGCCTGAAGTGTATATTTTGGATTCTTATGAGCCAGTCTTTTCTTGAATTAGAGACAGAAACACTGCCTTTATTGTCTTTTTTGAtactaaaatgtgtttttactaGGTGAGAAAAAGTGTGTTATTTTTTTGaatctgtaaaaatattttcatgataATTGTAAAGCTTGAGTATTTTGTGATGttcatttttttataatttaaattttttGGTAAATATGTACAAAGGCACTTCGGGTCTATGTGACtatatttttttgtatataaatgtatttatggAATATTGTGCAAATGttatttgaggttttttttaccGTTTTGTTAatgaagaaattcatttttaaaatatttttccaaaataaatattattaatgATAACCAGAGTGCTAA
This region includes:
- the DLL1 gene encoding delta-like protein 1 isoform 2 precursor (isoform 2 precursor is encoded by transcript variant 2), with protein sequence MGGRFLLTLALLSALLCRCQVDGSGVFELKLQEFVNKKGLLSNRNCCRGGGPGGAGLQQCDCKTFFRVCLKHYQASVSPEPPCTYGSAITPVLGANSFSVPDGAGGADPAFSNPIRFPFGFTWPGTFSLIIEALHTDSPDDLTTENPERLISRLATQRHLAVGEEWSQDLHSSGRTDLKYSYRFVCDEHYYGEGCSVFCRPRDDAFGHFTCGERGEKVCNPGWKGQYCTEPICLPGCDEQHGFCDKPGECKCRVGWQGRYCDECIRYPGCLHGTCQQPWQCNCQEGWGGLFCNQDLNYCTHHKPCKNGATCTNTGQGSYTCSCRPGYTGSSCEIEINECDANPCKNGGSCTDLENSYSCTCPPGFYGKNCELSAMTCADGPCFNGGRCTDNPDGGYSCRCPLGYSGFNCEKKIDYCSSSPCANGAQCVDLGNSYICQCQAGFTGRHCDDNVDDCASFPCVNGGTCQDGVNDYSCTCPPGYNGKNCSTPVSRCEHNPCHNGATCHERSNRYVCECARGYGGLNCQFLLPEPPQGPVIVDFTEKYTEGQNSQFPWIAVCAGIILVLMLLLGCAAIVVCVRLKVQKRHHQPEACRSETETMNNLANCQREKDISISVIGATQIKNTNKKVDFHSDNSDKNGYKVRYPSVDYNLVHELKNEDSVKEEHGKCEAKCETYDSEAEEKSAVQLKSDTSERKRPDSVYSTSKDTKYQSVYVISEEKDECIIATEV
- the DLL1 gene encoding delta-like protein 1 isoform X1 — encoded protein: MPRRSWDHRAVSRRRAAPKGVGRGITVRDPPESRRRDGTPSGSAGRLRPLRSFPLPERHSSFPPTKTQGQERERCPSAMGGRFLLTLALLSALLCRCQVDGSGVFELKLQEFVNKKGLLSNRNCCRGGGPGGAGLQQCDCKTFFRVCLKHYQASVSPEPPCTYGSAITPVLGANSFSVPDGAGGADPAFSNPIRFPFGFTWPGTFSLIIEALHTDSPDDLTTENPERLISRLATQRHLAVGEEWSQDLHSSGRTDLKYSYRFVCDEHYYGEGCSVFCRPRDDAFGHFTCGERGEKVCNPGWKGQYCTEPICLPGCDEQHGFCDKPGECKCRVGWQGRYCDECIRYPGCLHGTCQQPWQCNCQEGWGGLFCNQDLNYCTHHKPCKNGATCTNTGQGSYTCSCRPGYTGSSCEIEINECDANPCKNGGSCTDLENSYSCTCPPGFYGKNCELSAMTCADGPCFNGGRCTDNPDGGYSCRCPLGYSGFNCEKKIDYCSSSPCANGAQCVDLGNSYICQCQAGFTGRHCDDNVDDCASFPCVNGGTCQDGVNDYSCTCPPGYNGKNCSTPVSRCEHNPCHNGATCHERSNRYVCECARGYGGLNCQFLLPEPPQGPVIVDFTEKYTEGQNSQFPWIAVCAGIILVLMLLLGCAAIVVCVRLKVQKRHHQPEACRSETETMNNLANCQREKDISISVIGATQIKNTNKKVDFHSDNSDKNGYKVRYPSVDYNLVHELKNEDSVKEEHGKCEAKCETYDSEAEEKSAVQLKSSDTSERKRPDSVYSTSKDTKYQSVYVISEEKDECIIATEV
- the DLL1 gene encoding delta-like protein 1 isoform 1 precursor (isoform 1 precursor is encoded by transcript variant 1) yields the protein MGGRFLLTLALLSALLCRCQVDGSGVFELKLQEFVNKKGLLSNRNCCRGGGPGGAGLQQCDCKTFFRVCLKHYQASVSPEPPCTYGSAITPVLGANSFSVPDGAGGADPAFSNPIRFPFGFTWPGTFSLIIEALHTDSPDDLTTENPERLISRLATQRHLAVGEEWSQDLHSSGRTDLKYSYRFVCDEHYYGEGCSVFCRPRDDAFGHFTCGERGEKVCNPGWKGQYCTEPICLPGCDEQHGFCDKPGECKCRVGWQGRYCDECIRYPGCLHGTCQQPWQCNCQEGWGGLFCNQDLNYCTHHKPCKNGATCTNTGQGSYTCSCRPGYTGSSCEIEINECDANPCKNGGSCTDLENSYSCTCPPGFYGKNCELSAMTCADGPCFNGGRCTDNPDGGYSCRCPLGYSGFNCEKKIDYCSSSPCANGAQCVDLGNSYICQCQAGFTGRHCDDNVDDCASFPCVNGGTCQDGVNDYSCTCPPGYNGKNCSTPVSRCEHNPCHNGATCHERSNRYVCECARGYGGLNCQFLLPEPPQGPVIVDFTEKYTEGQNSQFPWIAVCAGIILVLMLLLGCAAIVVCVRLKVQKRHHQPEACRSETETMNNLANCQREKDISISVIGATQIKNTNKKVDFHSDNSDKNGYKVRYPSVDYNLVHELKNEDSVKEEHGKCEAKCETYDSEAEEKSAVQLKSSDTSERKRPDSVYSTSKDTKYQSVYVISEEKDECIIATEV